The stretch of DNA GTTTGCTCCAACAAGCATCTTCGTTGAAGCATTCAGACAAGGTTTCGACTTTAACATCGACCTAGCAGAAGCACGCGAACCCATGGGTATCGGCAAATGGGATCACATCCAAGCGGTCGGTCAAATCCCAGCGGTTGACGCTCGTTGGAATGCTCAATTCGGACGCTCGATGACCAGCGAAGACGTTGATGCGATCTACGCGGCATTCATGCCTCTTCAAAAAGCGAAAGTAGCCGACCACGCAGCGCCTATTTTAAACGCAATTGAAGTGGTAAATGACCTAAAAGAGAAGAATGTAAAAATAGGTTCTTGCTCTGGTTACCCACGAGAAGTGATGGACGTACTGATTCCAGCTGCAGCAGATTACGGTTATCTTCCTGACAACGTAGTAGCGACTGATGATTTACCGAAAGGCGGTCGCCCAGCTCCATTCATGGCGCTTAAAAACGTCATTGACCTAGGTGTGACGAACGTCGCTGCGTGTGTGAAAGTGGATGACGCAGCACCTGGTATCGATGAAGGTCACAACGCAGGCATGTGGACAGTTGGACTTGTATTATCGGGGAACGAAGCAGGCTTAACATACCAAGAATATTTAGATGCAGACGAGACAACACTTGCAGCTGCACGTGAAAAAGCAAGCGTTAAGCTAAACAAATCAAACCCGCACTACCTGATCGATACCATCGCCGACTTACCTAGAGTGATTGCAGATATTGAAAAACGTTTGTTAGCCGGTGAACGCCCATAACGGCTATACCTCCTCTAACGCCTGCAATTCAGGCTATATAAGCAAATAATCCGAGCACATAAAAAATGAAACCTCGTATCACGTAAAAATGATACGAGGTTTCGTCGTTTCCAACATTTGAGACAGCAATTGTTCGACAAAAAAGTTATAAATAGCACCTTGAAAAATATAAATCCCAACAATCACATTGACTCTCATAAGCAATCAGACTAACAATGTATTAACAGTTCTTGAAAAGGTTCTGCCTGAATCAACGCCTTGATTTACTTACTTTTGCAGTGTCCCACCCGGTAAGTTTTCGCTTTAAAGGCCAGTTCAGATAACAATAAAAATTAATCCAAGGATAAGATTATGAAAAAACTTTCAAAAATCATGTGTGCTGTGATCGCAGCTTCCGGCTTCGCTGCTGCTCCCTCAATTGCCGCAACCACTTATGTGGGTGCGAAAGTCGGAATGGGGTGGCTAGATAGCGCTTGTGTCGACAACGTTGACTGTGAAGATGATTCAGTTGCGGGTGGTGTTTACGGTGGTTACAATTTTACCGATAACATTGCTCTTGAATTAAATGCGGATTACTTAGGTGATTATGACACGAGCTTTAACAACAACGGAGCGACTCAAAGATACAGCGATTCTATCGTAGCCATTTCTTTGAGCCCAATGTATCGACTAGCGATTAAACAAGAGTTTGATATCTTCTTCAAAGCTGGTCCTGCTTACATCATGCACGATGACGAAGACGACGTTGTATTAGCCTTAGGTATCGGCGCAGAGAAACAACTATCAGACGACTGGGCGCTTAGAGTTGAATACCAATACTTTGATGATTTTGACGATAAGATTATTCAAGATCTTAACTCTAACCTTGTTACTGTCGGCCTAAGCTACAATTTCGGTACAGGTAACACAACGGCATCAGCCGCAACAGTAGCTTCTGCAGCAGCAGTAACACAAGCTCCTGCGGAGCCTATTGCCGAGCCAGAAACCGTTGTTGTTGAAGAAGAAGCAGTTGTTGTTACTAAAGCTCAGACTGAAAGCTTCTCTCAAGGTATGTTTGAGACAAATAGCACTAAATTATCTTCAGACGGTAAAACTGCGCTAATGCCATTAGTTGAAGTGCTGCAAGCTCATCCTCAATCATCCGTTAATGTTGTTGGTCACACGGATTCAACAGGTGCGGCTGAGTACAACATGATGATCTCTAAGAAGCGTGCTGCTGCTGTAGCCGCGTACATTGAAGAGCAAGGCATTGAAGCAGACCGTATTACAGCTTCAGGTGAAGGCGAAGAGAATCCAATTGCATCAAACGCTACAGCTGAAGGTCGCGCGCAAAACCGTCGTGTCGACGCAACAATCCCAAGCTTCGAATACCAAGAAGAAGCGCAAATGGAAGAAGTTATTGTAGAAACGGCTGAATAATAGCACTCTACTCTAACTAGAATAATTAAGGGCGGAACACTGTAAAGTGTTCCGCCCTTTTCTTTATCTGGCTATGCCTATAAACCGTAAGCGATAAGCCGTAAGCCGTAAGCCGTAAAAATCAGCCTACCACCAAGCTATACAATCAGAAGACTAGACGATTTCCCAACTATGAGTCATCTCTACGCCAGCACCCAACATTAGACATACAGAACAGTACTTTTCTAATGAATCCGCACACACCTTAGCAACCTGCTCAGGATCAAGGTTGTCACCAGACACTTCAAAGTGAATATTAATCACAGTAAAGATTTTCGGCGCTGTTTCACGACGCGTTGTTTCTAGTTTTGCATTACAACCAGTGATGCTTTGACCCGCAGATTTCAAACCGTCCACTACATCAACAGAACTACAACCACCTGCAGCCATTAACACCATCTCCATAGGGCTTGGCGCTGTAGCACCGCCGCTTCCATCCATAACAATAGAATGGCCTGATTGAGAGTGACCTAGGAATTTAAAGCCTTCGACCCATTTAACTTCTGCTTGCATGTTGTTCCTTAGATGTACGAAAACGTCATCATTATTTGGTATACCAATCGTAGTAAATAACTGGTCATCCTAGCTTGTTAAAAATCTCGATAACTTCGTTAGAATTTTTGATTGTAGAATAACTACTTATCGGAAAATTCCGCCTTGTTCTCGAGTTTTTTTCCTGCGCTATTTATGATCACTTACTTACTGTGATTGGTATTATTTTATATCAATGCCTACACCCTACTACTGGCAGCTTTTATGAGCAAGATTTTCTATTTGAGATATTTTTTCATGAATAGTGTAATTTTTTCCATCTAAAACCTGTCTCTATTCGTACATTCAAAATCGAATGAGAAAAACGTCAAGATGAGGTATCTATGAATAAATTATCTAAAATATTGGTATCACTCGTGGTTGCACTACCACTGATTTCGCTGTTTGTAAGCCAGACTGGCACTGCCAATACAATGGATAAAACGGCTAATTCAGGTAAAACTGAAATCGCGACACTGGCTGGTGGTTGTTTTTGGTGTACAGAATCCGATCTAGAAAAACTGACAGGCGTGACAGACGTTATCTCTGGGTATTCTGGTGGTGAACTAGAAAACCCAACCTATAAACAAGTTTCATCAGGTAAGTCTGGTCACATCGAAGTGATCAACGTGACTTATAACCCTGATGTGGTTAGCTACGAACAGGTGCTTGACCAATTCTTCAGACACATCGACCCAACTGATGACAAAGGTTCATTCGTTGATCGAGGTCCACAATATCGACCTGCTGTTTTCTATCATAACCAAGCACAAAAAGACGTCGCTCAGAACTTCATGATGGAAATCGACAAGGCTCAGATCTTTGGTGAACCACTAAAAACAGAACTGATTGAGTTTGAGAAATTCTGGCCAGCAGAAGATTACCACCAAGATTATTACAAGAAGAGCAAAGTTCGTTATAACTACTACCGCTACGCTTCTGGTCGTGATCAGTACCTAGATAAAGTCTTCGGCGATGATAGAAATGAAAACCCGCAAACGATCCGTCAGATCATCGATGGTAAGAATGCGACAGCCAATACTAAGACATACAGCAAGCCGTCTGATGCAGAGATCAAAGCTTCTCTAACTTCACTGCAATACGATGTCACACAAGACGACGCGACAGAGCGCCCGTTTGACAACAAATACTGGGATAACAAGCAAGAAGGTATTTACGTTGATATCGTAACGGGTGAGCCTTTATTCTCTTCAAAAGACAAATACAAATCAGGTACAGGTTGGCCGAGCTTTACACAGCCAATCAGCGAGGCTTATGTTGTGACGACTACTGACTACAAGCTGCTTTACCCAAGAACAGAGGTTCGCAGTAAGTTTGGCGATTCTCACCTAGGACATGTCTTTAAAGATGGTCCAAAACCGACAGGTTTACGCTACTGCATGAACTCCGCAGCAATGCGCTTTATTCCAGCGGATAAATTGGCAGACGAAGGCTACGAAGAATATGTAGAGATGTTCGAGGGCTAAGAATTCAGAAACTTACCATAAACCTCTGAACCTCTAAAAAACAAAGTCAGCATATTCGCTGGCTTTGTTTTTCTAACGCACTAACAAGAAGGGTTAACCTTAGCCTGTTAACTTTTTTGACCCGTTAACATTATTAGCCCGTCAACACTGTATCTTCAGGGTATTTCAACAAGGAAGGTTCTGGACGAGCCAGCATGTACGCCAAAGTCAAAGGACCAATACGCCCGATTACCATAACGACAATCATGATGTATTTACCGGGTTCAGTCAGGTTTGCGGTTAAGCCAGCTGTTAAGCCAACCGTTGCAAAGGCTGAAATCACCTCAAACATGACTCGGTCAAACGCTGCCTTTTCAGTAAGCATTAACAAAAACATCGCGGTGGTTAACAACGCTCCACTTACCACAATAATGGCCAATGACTTTGTTACCGCTTGCCAGGTCACAGTACGTTTAAACATCACTACATGCTTTTTCTGACGTAAGAAGGTCCACGTTGCTACAAAAGCGACCGCAAAGGTCGAAACCTTAATACCACCACCAGTGGAAGTTGAACCAGCACCAATCAACATTAGTACTATCATCACCAACAATGCAGGCTGAGTGTACTGAGACAAATCCACACTATTAAAACCAGCAGTACGAGCACTCGCTGACTGGAAAAAAGCCGCCAACCATTGCCCTTGTGTCGACAAGCCCTCCATCGTCGCTGAGTTATTTCTCTCCAATAACCAAAACATCACCGTGCCCACCGCCAATAACGTCGGTGTCGCCGTTAGCATAATCTTGGTGTGTAAATGCAGATGTTGGAAGCCTTTCCGCCAGTTAGTCGACAGGTCGCCCACGACCGTAAAACCTAATCCGCCGAAAATGAACAAGCCTGCTAAGGTAAAGATCACCAGTGGATCGTCAACAAAGCTCGCCATACTGTCTGAGAACAACGCAAATCCTGCGTTATTGAATGCAGAAATCGCGTGAAATAACGCGTAAAAGCTCCCTGTTGCCCATCCCATTTCAGGGACCCAACGAAAACAGAGCAATACGAAACCTATAAATTCCGCCACCAATGCAAAAATGATGATCTTCTTGACTAATTTTCGGAGGTTAATCTTACGATCTTGCCCCAATGCTTCTTTCGCTAATGCTTGCTGTTTCAAACTTAGCCGAACACCAAACATATAGAGCAGCACCGCAGAAAGGGTCATCTGCCCTAACCCGCCGACTTGCATCAAGAACATCAGTAAGATTTTACCTGCCAAGGTGAAATGCTGACCGGTATCAACAACACCTAAGCCTGTCACACTGATCGCCGACGTGGCGGTAAACAGTGCATCCGTAAAGCTTAGACCTGTCACTGAGAACACGGGTAGCGTCAACAATATTGCAGAAGGGATAAGTACGCCTAAGAAGCTCGTAAGGATAATCTTAGGTTCAGAGCCTTTACGTGGCTTTTTATCACTCTTAAGCGTGTAGAAAGTACCTTTTCGTTTTAACGAATTCATACTGTTACCTTATTTCCGATTGCCAGTTACCAATTGCGTAGCTTTCTAGATAAGGTCTCTTTCGGCCCAGCGATGATCACCACATCCCCAATTTCTAAACTCACATCCAGTTCAGGTGCTTTAGTTAGGTTCGGGCCTCGCTTGAAACCAAGTACCTCAACACCATTTTCTTTGCACAGCTTAAGGTCACCAAGTTTCTTACCCAAAAAATTAGAACCAATAACAATTTCCGTCATCGCTAAGCCGCTGCCAAGGTCGATAAACTCAAGAACGCGTCTATCCAACATTTTACGCGCAACACGAATACCCATGTCTCGCTCGGGCATGATGATATGATCGGCACCAATCTTAGAAAGGATCTTACCGTGAAACTTATCGTTCGCCTTCACCCAAACGGCTTTTGCGCCTGATTCTTTTACCACTAGCGTCGTTAGAATACTGGAGTTAACATCAGAGCCAATCGACACCATTACCATATCGTAATCGTCCAGCCTTAGTTCTTTAACTGTCTCTTCGCTCGTGCAGTTCGCAACAATCGCTTGTGAAACAAAATTGGCCGCTTCTTTCACTCGCTCTTCATCAATATCGACAGCGAGCACCTGCGCCCCTGAACTTTGTAGCTCTTTGCATACAGATAACCCAAAACGCCCTAAGCCGATAACTGCATATTGTTTGTCACTCATTTATTACTCCACTTACAAAGCTACGTAGCATCGAAAACAAATAACAAAATTGTCTTCATACAAAAAAACGACTATATATCCATATAGAGATACAATTTTCAGCTAATCGATTGATTTATAAAGGTAGAGAACAAAAGTGATTTCTGCTAATTTCTAACCCATAATTTCTGCGGCAGTACACACAATGAATGAATTCATAACCCAAGTACAAACCTACATCAACCAGAGCCATAGCGATTGGGCAAATAGCGTCCTATTCATCACTATTGCGAGTTTTTTCGCTTGGGTCGCTTGGCGAATTGTCCATAATCGCCTGGAAATCTTGGTCAAAAAAACCCAATTTCATTGGGATGACCTACTGCTAGAGGCCTTAAAAACACCTGTCAGTACGTTGCTTTGGTGCTGGCCTGCTACCGTGTCTGTTGGCTTGATCCTTCAAGACCAGTTTGGTAATGAAATCAACTGGCTAAGAACACTTAAACACATACTGATCATATCTACGTTTGTTTGGTTTACGCTGCGAATGATCAGTAACTCTGAAGAATATGTCTTAGAGCAAAAAAACAGAGACGAAACCACAGTACAAGCTATCGCGAAAGTGGCTCGACTGTTCTTTATGGTGATGGGCGGCTTAACCATCATGCAGGCGTTTGGGCTGAGCCTATCGGGTTTGCTTACCTTTGGTGGTGTCGGTGGTTTAATCGTCGGTTTAGCCGCTAAAGATCTACTGTCGAACTTCTTCGGTGGCATGATGATTTACTTCGACCGCCCTTTTAAAGTCGGTGATTGGATACGCTCTCCCGATCGTCAAATCGAAGGTACTGTCGAACGCATTGGCTGGCGCATGACGATTATCCGCACTTTTGATAAGCGTCCTTTGTACGTTCCAAATTCGGTGTTCAGTAGTATTGTGGTAGAGAACCCATCGAGAATGTTGAATCGTAGAATCAATGAAACCTTTGGTCTTCGTTATCAAGATGCAGACAAATTGGCGCTCATTGTTGATGATGTAAGAACCATGCTCGAGACCCACCCAGATATTGATGCCAAACAGACGTTGATCGTTAACTTTGACAAATTTGGGCCATCAACACTGAACTTCTTTATCTACACCTTCACAAAAACGGTCAACTGGATCAGGTACCACAAAGTGAAACAAGATGTTTTATTGCAGGTGTTAGCGATTATTCATAAACACAATGCTGATATCGCCTTCCCAACACAAACACTCAAGATTGAAGCGCAAGACATCAACGATTCTCAGGGTGTAATGAATTCGAGCCCTGAAGCTCATAGATAAGCCATAAGCGTGGTAACATGGTGTTAGTAGCCCTTTACGCCTAATTACCACTTTATGATTTTACCTGTCATTCTAGCTGGCGGCTCTGGAAGCCGCCTCTGGCCATTGTCTCGCGAGCTCTACCCTAAGCAATTCCTCAACATTGCTGGCGAACAATCAATGCTTCAGCAAACACTTCAACGCCTGCAAGGTATCGACGCACACCTAACGGATAGCAGCTGCGATGCGCCATTCATCATCTGTAATGAAGAGCATCGTTTTATCGCTGCTGAACAAATTCGCTCAGCTAACGTCCTGCACAGCGGCATTCTGTTAGAACCTGTCGGTAGAAATACTGCGCCAGCCATCGCACTTGCAGCCTTGCAAGCTTTGACCAAGTCTCATGACACTAAAGGAGAAGCGGCTGACCCAATCTTATTAGTGCTTGCTGCCGACCATCACATCGCTAAAACCTCTGAATTTCAACAATCGATTAACCGTGGTGTTGATTACGCAAAACAAGGCAAACTGGTGACATTCGGTATAACCCCAAATGCTCCAGAGACTGGCTATGGCTACATCAAACAAGGGCAACCTCTTATCTCTAGCCTACAACTAGAAACCAACATTACAGACCAACCAACCCATTATGCTTACGACATTGAGTGCTTTGTAGAAAAGCCCGATAAAGCAACCGCAGAAGCATACATCCGCTCAGAACAGTACCTATGGAACAGTGGCATGTTCATGTTTAAGGCATCACGCTATCTTGAAGAACTCGCCGAACACCACCCCGATATATTAGCGGCTTGTAAACTCGCTCTTGCAAAGCAAAATACCGACCTCGACTTTATCCGTATCGACGCTGAAGCATTCAAAAGTAGCCCAAGCGATTCCATCGATTATGCCGTGATGGAGAAAACCTCGCACGCAGCTGTGATCCCGATGGATGTCGGTTGGAATGATATTGGCTCATGGTCTGCTATCTGGGATGTAAGCGACAAAGATGAGCATAACAACGTCATTGAAGGTGACGTGTTAACCGTCGACTCTCAACACAACTACATCCATGCTGAAAACAAGCTAGTTGCTACTGTAGGTGTCGATAACCTGATTATTGTCGAGACCAAAGACGCCATATTAGTCGCAGATAAAGACAAGGTTCAGGGTGTAAAATCGATTGTTAGTCAACTAAGTCAAGCAGGTCGAACGGAGCATATTCATCATCGTGAGGTATTGAGGCCTTGGGGTAAATACGATGTGATTGATTTAGGAAAGCGAGACAAAGTTAAGCGTATCACCGTAAAAGCGGGTCATCAGCTTTCACTACAGATGCATTATCATAGAGCGGAACATTGGGTAGTAGTAGCTGGCACTGCGAAGGTGACCAACGATGAGAAAATCTATCTCGTCGAAGAAGATCAGTCGACTTACATCCCTTTAGGTCACATCCACAGCTTAGAGAACCCTGGCGAGACACCTCTTGAAATGATTGAAGTTCAAACCGGCAGCCATTTAAGTGAAGACGATATCATTCGATATCAAGACAGCTATGGGCGAGACGTTCGAAGCGAACAAGCTTCTTCGTCTCAGAACAAAAAATAGAAATAGAAGCGACTTCAATCAAATGAAACCAACATTAGATCTTAGCTGCTTTAAGAACAACGACATTCGCGGCATCATTGGTAGCCAAATCAATGAGCCGTTTGCCTATCTGCTTGGAAAGGCGTTTGGTGAATATATCCTGTCAGGAAATGCCAAGACTCCAAGTGCATGGCCTCCAGTCGTTATTGGTCGAGATAACCGTGAAATGTCTTTGTCACTGCAAGAAGCCATTACTGCAGGCTTAATCAAGTCCGGGATAAGCGTCATTGATCTTGGGATGACTGGCACTGAAGAAGTCTACTTTGCGACTCGTCACCTAAAAGCGATTGGCGGAATACAAATCACAGCCAGCCATAACCCAATCAATTACAACGGAATGAAATTGGTCGGTGCTGATGCTAGCCCCATCAGTAAAAACAGTGGTTTAGATAAAATCAAACGACGTATTAAAGTACTGAATCAAGAGCTGAACACCGATTTGCCGATCGTTCATGTTCAATCAAATAACTCAGGCATATCGACCAGTATTCTCGCCCCTTATGTAGACCACCTACTCTCCTACATAACACCTTCTAAACTTTCACCAATGAAGATTGTGGTTAACGCAGGAAACGGTGTTGCAGGACATGTCATTGATGCTTTAGAGAAGAAATTTAAAGAGCTCAGTGCCCCTATCACCTTCATCAAGGTTCACCATACTCCTGACGAAAACTTCCCTAATGGTATTCCCAATCCATTGATTAAAGAAAACCAAATAGCGACTCGAGATGCAGTCTTAGAGCATTCTGCCGACCTTGGCATTGCGTGGGATGGTGATTTTGACCGTTGTTTTTTCTTTGACGAAAATGGCAATTACATTGAGGGGTACTATATTGTCGGGTTGCTCGCTGAAGCATTTTTGTTAAAAGAGCCTAACGCCACAGTGTTGCACGATATGCGTATGACATGGAACACGATTGAAGTCGCCAATAAGCTTGATGGGAAGGCTGTTGCAGTCAAAGCTGGGCATGCGCTCATCAAAGAGAAGATGCGAGAATTAAACGCTGTGTACGGTGGTGAAATGAGTGCGCACCATTATTTCCGTGATTTTGGTTATTGCGATTCAGGAATGATTCCTTGGCTCTTAGTGATAGAACTGATGTCGAAAACTCAACAATCTCTTCACCAATTGACCAATTCGAGTATGGATAGATTCCCTTCTTCAGGAGAGATCAATCGTAGGGTTTCAGACCCAGAACAAGTCATGGCTTATGTGTTGTCGCACTATCAAGTTGATGCCGTTGAGATCGATCACACAGACGGGCTCAGCATGAATATGGGCACATGGCGCTTCAACTTACGAAAGTCCAATACAGAGCCGTTGATACGCCTCAACGTGGAAACCAAGCAAGATAGAACTTTACTGTCACTTAAAGTCGACGAGCTACTGTCTTTTTTCATTTAAGAATACAAAGCACTTCCAGTTTTTAACTAATTTTCAACTAAGAGCCACAAAAAAGCCCTTACTAGCGATTGCTAATAAGGGCTTTGAATTTTCAGTCGCTTAGTCGCTGACTGTAATTAGTTTACTTGTTGCGACGAGCTTCAACAGCATCTGCCAGTTGGCGAAGTACTGTTTCAGTATCTTCCCAACCAATACAAGCATCGGTAATAGACTGACCGTATGTCGCTGCTTTGCCGTCAACCAAGTCTTGGCGACCTTCAACAAGGTGAGATTCAATCATCACACCAAAAATAGCTTTATCACCACCTGAAATCTGTGCACTTACGTCATCAGATACGTTAATTTGGCGTTTAAACTGCTTAGAGCTATTCGCATGGCTGAAATCAATCATCACCTTCTCTGGAAGACCTGAAGCTTTTAGTTCTTCCTTAATCTTGCTTACATGCTCTGCACTGTAGTTTGGCTCTTTACCACCACGTAGGATGATATGGCAATCAGGGTTACCTGCAGTTTCTATGATAGCGGAGTGACCGTACTTAGTTACCGACAAAAAGTGGTGAGAAGCACTCGCTGAACGAATCGCGTCGGTTGCAATCTTAATGTTGCCATCAGTACCATTCTTAAAGCCTACAGGGCAAGAAATACCCGAAGCAAGTTCACGGTGAACCTGAGATTCAGTCGTACGTGCGCCAATTGCGCCCCAGCTGATTAAGTCAGCAACGTATTGAGGCGTGATCATATCTAGGAATTCACTTGCCGTCGGCATTCCCATATCAGTTAGGTCAAGCAGTAGCTTACGTCCTAGACGAAGACCATCGTTTAGCTTGAACGTATCGTTCATGTACGGGTCATTGATTAGACCTTTCCAACCAACAGTTGTACGTGGCTTTTCAAAGTAAACACGCATTACGATTTCAAGGTTATCGCCTAGTTCATCACGTAACACTTTCAAGCGTTTGCCATATTCAAGTGCAGCTTCTGTGTCATGAATAGAACATGGGCCAACGATAACAAGCAAGCGGTCGTCGCTATCTTCTAAAATATTATGAATCGCTTTACGGCTTTCAAAGGTTGTAGAAGAAGCAATTTCTGTCGCTGGAAACTTTTCTAAAACAGCAACAGGTGGTAATAACTCTTTTACTTTGTTAATTCTTACATCATCAGTCTGAAACATCGCTTACTTCTTCCTTTTTTCTATCCTTGAGCTGAATGTACGTTGTCTCACGTAACTTTCTTTCAGCACTAATCTTCTTGTTCCTTGTAACTTAACTAGTAAAAACTCTAGTTTCAATCACTAATTGAAAATAAACGCAATTTTTTTTGTGTTTTATATTAGAAACACCATGTATAGTATTGTTTACACACTATCGATTGCGTAATTTCAAGGAAGACAAGAGCAGCTATTCTTCAAGCTTCAGCATACATGTAGCATTGTGTAGCACTTGAAAACAAAAAAAGCTCACGTGATTAACGCAAGCTCTCTATTCAACTACATTCTTTTCAATGGTTTGACAACGCTATCAAGCCCTTCAATTTTCAGAGCAAGGCACAGTTTTAATAAGTCGCCTAGCTCACCAGAGGGGAACCCTTTTTTGTCGAACCACAGCAAATATTCTTCAGGCAAGTCAATCAACGTACGACCAGCGTATTTACCAAATGGCATTTGCATTCTAGCAAGTTTAATCAGGTTCTCTTTCTCTAGCATTACAGGCTCTTTCTAAGCGTCATCGATATTCTGTAGAGTATCACCTAAACGTTCAACCCAATAGTTGATCGCATCTTTGGCATCATCAAGCGAGTCAATCATGGTTGAAAATCTTCATAGCTGGTGAATTTAGTTGCGGTTTTAATTGGGCCGCCTGCACAATCAAACAAGAAGATGCTGGTTGCAACAAGCAAAAAGACTTTTAGAGGTTTCATGACGCACTTAGTTAAAATTAAGGAATTTAATTAAGTATGTCATACCTTATATGAAAAGTTTGTAGAAAAGGGGAGTTAAAACTCAGAGCTAGCTTTAAAATTAATCATGCTGAACGGTGTGTGCATACTCTACGATTACTTGATTTCCTTCGATGTAAGCATTTTGAATTTCACCATCAACACTCATTCTACTTTTCAAATAAACGACTTTAGGCCCTGACTTGTTACCTTCTTTAAGCGAAGGAAACACATTCCTAGGTTCTAAGTGAAGTAAGCGACAGAAGTGACTAATGAAAGACATAGTCAATGCTGTCTCCCCTCTTAGCACTCTTGAGAAATCAAGCTGGTTCATGCCTAGCTTCTTCGAAAACTCCATCTGCGTAATTCGCATTCGCGACTTTTGTGACATCCACGTTTGATACAACGCATCTCTGTCTTGCTCTGTAAATTCC from Vibrio splendidus encodes:
- a CDS encoding mannose-1-phosphate guanylyltransferase/mannose-6-phosphate isomerase, yielding MILPVILAGGSGSRLWPLSRELYPKQFLNIAGEQSMLQQTLQRLQGIDAHLTDSSCDAPFIICNEEHRFIAAEQIRSANVLHSGILLEPVGRNTAPAIALAALQALTKSHDTKGEAADPILLVLAADHHIAKTSEFQQSINRGVDYAKQGKLVTFGITPNAPETGYGYIKQGQPLISSLQLETNITDQPTHYAYDIECFVEKPDKATAEAYIRSEQYLWNSGMFMFKASRYLEELAEHHPDILAACKLALAKQNTDLDFIRIDAEAFKSSPSDSIDYAVMEKTSHAAVIPMDVGWNDIGSWSAIWDVSDKDEHNNVIEGDVLTVDSQHNYIHAENKLVATVGVDNLIIVETKDAILVADKDKVQGVKSIVSQLSQAGRTEHIHHREVLRPWGKYDVIDLGKRDKVKRITVKAGHQLSLQMHYHRAEHWVVVAGTAKVTNDEKIYLVEEDQSTYIPLGHIHSLENPGETPLEMIEVQTGSHLSEDDIIRYQDSYGRDVRSEQASSSQNKK
- a CDS encoding phosphomannomutase CpsG (capsular polysaccharide biosynthesis protein; catalyzes the formation of D-mannose 6-phosphate from alpha-D-mannose 1-phosphate), with protein sequence MKPTLDLSCFKNNDIRGIIGSQINEPFAYLLGKAFGEYILSGNAKTPSAWPPVVIGRDNREMSLSLQEAITAGLIKSGISVIDLGMTGTEEVYFATRHLKAIGGIQITASHNPINYNGMKLVGADASPISKNSGLDKIKRRIKVLNQELNTDLPIVHVQSNNSGISTSILAPYVDHLLSYITPSKLSPMKIVVNAGNGVAGHVIDALEKKFKELSAPITFIKVHHTPDENFPNGIPNPLIKENQIATRDAVLEHSADLGIAWDGDFDRCFFFDENGNYIEGYYIVGLLAEAFLLKEPNATVLHDMRMTWNTIEVANKLDGKAVAVKAGHALIKEKMRELNAVYGGEMSAHHYFRDFGYCDSGMIPWLLVIELMSKTQQSLHQLTNSSMDRFPSSGEINRRVSDPEQVMAYVLSHYQVDAVEIDHTDGLSMNMGTWRFNLRKSNTEPLIRLNVETKQDRTLLSLKVDELLSFFI
- the aroG gene encoding 3-deoxy-7-phosphoheptulonate synthase AroG, translated to MFQTDDVRINKVKELLPPVAVLEKFPATEIASSTTFESRKAIHNILEDSDDRLLVIVGPCSIHDTEAALEYGKRLKVLRDELGDNLEIVMRVYFEKPRTTVGWKGLINDPYMNDTFKLNDGLRLGRKLLLDLTDMGMPTASEFLDMITPQYVADLISWGAIGARTTESQVHRELASGISCPVGFKNGTDGNIKIATDAIRSASASHHFLSVTKYGHSAIIETAGNPDCHIILRGGKEPNYSAEHVSKIKEELKASGLPEKVMIDFSHANSSKQFKRQINVSDDVSAQISGGDKAIFGVMIESHLVEGRQDLVDGKAATYGQSITDACIGWEDTETVLRQLADAVEARRNK
- a CDS encoding DUF3820 family protein, producing the protein MLEKENLIKLARMQMPFGKYAGRTLIDLPEEYLLWFDKKGFPSGELGDLLKLCLALKIEGLDSVVKPLKRM